The genomic segment taatttaatttcttaactaaaattattaatatataattagttaaaaacattacttataattttattattcaagtttataatctaaatttatattgtattttttattgaaaaaaagggCCTATCTAAAACCTTGGGTGTAGCCACCAAGAACATCCGTGTTGGCtccttctcctctctttctctccgcGTTTGCCTGCCTGACACAGCTGTCACCTCCCCGTTGCCCTTCAACCCATGATCACGGCGGCTATTTGCCTCCCCCAGGTAACTTTCACTGGTGATGCTGCAGTTTCACGGTGGCGGGTTTGTGAAAGGCAGCAATGAATCGGTAGGGAACGACGCGTTTTGCGGGAGAATCACGAAACAGTGTGATGATATTATTGTCGTGGTTGTTGGGTATAGATTGGCACCAGAGACCAGGAATCCGGGGGCTTTTGAAGATGGGTTCAAGGTTTTGAATTGGTTAGCAAAACAGTCTAATTTGGCTGCTTGTGGAATAGTAGATGCTCAAAGCCACATTTTCTATAGCTTCGATGCTTCCATGGTCAAGCCTTGGTTGGCTGCTCATGGAGATCCTTCCAG from the Populus nigra chromosome 1, ddPopNigr1.1, whole genome shotgun sequence genome contains:
- the LOC133691711 gene encoding probable carboxylesterase 16, whose translation is MLQFHGGGFVKGSNESVGNDAFCGRITKQCDDIIVVVVGYRLAPETRNPGAFEDGFKVLNWLAKQSNLAACGIVDAQSHIFYSFDASMVKPWLAAHGDPSRKVSEEDIEGEEGDQKSKQVDVEIIIIILVLLF